Below is a window of Desulfobotulus pelophilus DNA.
ATAGTTCTCTGGCAGGGATGTCAATAAAAATCCGTTCGGGTATTTTTTTCTCTGTCCAAAGGGGCAGACATCATGGTTTCTCAGGGGAAGAAAAGGGAGGCCGGGGGGGGAACGGGCTGTATGTCCATTCACTTTCCGGCTGAAGGACCACAGTAACAGGGCGGATATGGTCTGTGGAAAGGAGGGCACGGTGGGTACTGACCGGTCTGGGAAACGGGGAATAGGAGAGCAGCAGGCCGCAGAAACAGCCTGCTTTACTGTGTGGCGGAGTCATGAGGGGAAGAAGAAGCGGTGATGGTAGATGGCGGCTATTCCCTGCCGGGCTGAATCACACGGATTCTTTGAGCCTGATCCGGTCTGAGATAAAGGCGAAGTCCCGTTTTCATGGCAACGATAACCTGATTGCGGCCGCTATGCCCTACGGGCTGTGCCGGAGTTACGGCTTCAAGAAAAAGGACTTTTCCCGGTGCAATGGAAAAACCGTCCAGCATGGACAAGGCCCTGCTGCCGCCTATGAGCTGCTTTACCAGAAAGGGCTTGCCCCTTCCTGCCATGGCAAACTGCAGTTCGCGGCCTTCCATTTCACCCCAGATTTTGGTGGCCATGCCTTCGGTGAGTTTGAAATGGTCATTGCCCATGCGGATAAGATAGTTCATGGGTGGAACCCTGTGCTCCATGCGCAGGTTGTCGTTTTCTCTTATTCCCAGAATTTCAAGTCCTTCTGCCAGAGAGCTGCCGCATACAAGGCCCTCCACATGGCCCGTTTCGCCGGGCAGCATTTCCAAAACAGGGGTTTTATGCCCGTCGTCGTGGTGTACAATCACCTTGGCGGCCATGCCGCCGGCCAGTACGACATGGCCTCTGGGGCCATGCACCCGCACCGGTCCGAGGTGTACTTCCTCATCAAGGCGCATCAGAGAATCGCCTGCATAGATTCCCATACGGGCCAGGCGGTCACTGAGTATGGCATCGTCAATTTCGGACAGGATCAGAGACCTGTTGCAGGGGGCCTGATCAAGATGGAAGAGCATCCTGTTCTCCTTTGTTCATGGCCGCATAGGCCAGAATGGCAATGGTTGACGCATTGTGCAGGGCAGCGGACGTGAGGGTGCTGATGCGGCCGGTACCTGCGAGGACCAGCAGGCCGGAATTGATACCCACCGCAGACCAGAGGGCGTTATGCAGTACCCTGCCCGTATCCCTGGCAATATTCCTTGCCATCACAAGCCCTTCCAGATCATCTTTCATCAGTACAACCTGAGCCGCATCCCTGGCCAGATCCGCGCCTTCGGACATGCAGATGCCCACATCAGCCGAAAGAAGGGCCGGAGAGTCATTCACGCCGTCTCCCACAAAGGCAACCTTTCTGCCCTCTTTTTTCAGTCTGTCCACAATACGGGCCTTGTCTTCGGGTTTCAGACCGGCATGAACCTCATCCAGCTCCGTAAGCTGATCCGCAACGGCGTGGACCGGCCTCGGCTGATCTCCGCTGAGCATCACAAGGCGGGTAAAACCGGAGGCCTTCAGAGCTTTCAGGGTATCACCCGCTTCACTGCGCAGGGTATCTCTCAAGGCCATGAGTGCCACAAGCCTTCCTTCCAGCGCCACATAAAGGAGGGTTTTCCCCTGGTCCTGCAGGGATTCTGACTGTTCGTTCACGTCAGCACAGGAAATACCTTCGTCTTCTTCAATAAAGTGCCGGCTACCCACCAGCACCCGTTTTTCATCCACATAGGCAGAAACACCGTGGGCTACAATAAAATCAACCTGACTTATGGGCGGCAGGCTGAGATTCCTTTCTCTGGCCGCCTTCAGTACAGCTCTGGCAACGGGGTGGCCGTAGTGTTCCTCCGCTCCGGCGGCAAGGGCCAGGATTTCATCTTCAGTGAAATTTTCCAGGGCCAGGATATCCGTAAGCTGCAGAAGTCCGTGGGTGAGCGTGCCGGTTTTATCAAAAATAAGGGTATCCACACTTCCCAGTGCTTCCAGTGCCTGGGCTCCCTTCAGCAGTACTCCCTTTCTGCCTGCATGGTACATGGCCGTTCGGACGGCTACGGGTGTGGCGAGCTTGATGGCACAGGAATAATCCACAGCCAGTACGGATGCGGCTCTGGCTGCAGAGCCGGTCAGAGCGTACACACCAAGACCCACACCGAAGGTAAGGGGCACCAGCCTGTCGGCCAGTGTATGGCTCCAGCGCTGATGACCGGACTGGGTACGGAGGGATTTTTCCAGAAATTTTCCGATGCGGGCCATGCTGGTTTCTCTCCCCACATTCAGGGCTTCCACCCTCAGTTTGCCTTCTTCAATGATACCGCCGGAAAGCACCTCATCTCCCGGGCTGGCATGGACAGGGGCGGATTCTCCTGTGATGGAGCAGGCATTCACAGAAGCCTCGCCGGACAGGACAAGCCCGTCTACGGGAATCATTTCGCCTGGACCGCAGATCACAATATCTCCTACCATGGCCTGATCTGATGAAATCATCACCTCTGCCCCATCCCGTTCCACCCTGAGGCTGTCCGCCTGGGGACGGAGAAGATTCTTCAGAAGATCATTGGCCTGACGGGTGCTGGATTCTTCAAAGTATGCGGCCATGGAAAGCATGGCGCCAACGGCGTTACCCACAAAATAATTTTTTCGTGCAAGGGACATCAGCCTCACGCTGGCATCCAGAACCTCCACTTTCAGGCCTTCGGTGATAAGGGTTTCCGCCCCGCTCACGAGGGTAGGCAAAGACAGTACCCAGGAAAAGGGGCCTTGCAGGGACCGGGGCAGAAAGGGGGTGATGGCGGCAGCCATGGTACGGGTACCCACTTCAAAGAGATCCGGACCACTTCTTCTCCGGATTTCGGGGAGAAAAGCATCCTGGGGAAGATTGTTCAGCCGGAGCAGTATTTCTTCCCGAAGGCTGGATTCCGTATCATGCTCCACCACAATGGAGCCGGAGCCTGTGTTCATGCGGACCTGCTGCACACCGGGCAGGGAGGCGATGAGGGCGGTTACATAGTCGGGATCCAGGGCAGGGTTGGTGAAGGCCCTGCTTTTCAGACGAAATCGTCCAGGAATACTGTGTACCACCTGAATGGGCGGATTGTCTGGCATGTATCGGATTCGTGTCATGGAGATTGTTTCTTTTTCGGGGTGTACAGAAGGTGATGCCAGGCACTTAATCCCACCAGTGCAGCACCCGCCGCCACATGGAGGCGGCGGGAAGTTTTAGAGCTCACCAGACCGGTAACCACGGTGGCTCCCAGGCAGAGAGCCAGCCCCAGCTTGATCTTATCCCTTTTCGCACGGATTTCTGCAGCACGGGATACTTTGCCTGCTGCGCCTCTTCCCTGACATTCCATGGGATTCATGGCTGCCTCCTCTGTGAAATCAGCTCTGTACTCATGATGAAATACCCTGTTGGTGGCGGGTGTTCCGGAAGCCAGCTCGCTTTCCTGGGTTGTGTGAAGAAAGCAGTTGTTGCCTTTTTTAGCCTTCGTTTTTGCGTGGTAATGCTATTTTAAGGCGTTACGGGGGCTTATTCCGGCCAACAACCCTTGTTTTCCCAGGGATCTGGCCCTAAGTCTGTGTGCCGGGCGTCGCCCCGGTCCCTCTCCCAGTGGGAGAGGCAAGAGAGTTCGGGGTCCCCTGCGGGTGCCGTTGGCCAACAATCCGGGTACCCGCAGGGAGACGGATTGTCTCTCTGTTTGTTTTATTCCCTATGAGTAATAAAAAATCATGATTCCTTCTGGCTCATTTCAGCGCGTATGTCCTGAATTTGTTCCTTCACTTCCTCCACACCACCCTGAACCGCAGACCAGATTTTAACCACGCCGCCTACAAGAGCCTTCTGGATGGTGGGGTTGGTCAGTACAAGAGCGGCTGCGGCTCCTACTACAAAACCCTTGATGTAGCCGGAATTGCGAAAATCCACCCAGCTTTCAAAGGTACCCGGAGCCTGTGGCGGGTAGTAATAGGTCTGACCATCGGAGTGCACCAGATATTCGTTGGGAACGGCCTGATAACCGTAGGAATAGGCGGTATTGTATTCCTGAGGAGCGGAATTGTAGCCTGCCTGAGGGTAGTAGTAGTAAGGCGTATTGGTATGGCTCATGTTTTTCTCCTGTTCACAGATAGGTCGAAAGCGGACAGTGCCGCAGGTTTTCATGGAGAAAATTCTTTGTCACCATGAATGAGAGGTCTTTTCTGCCTGATGCAGGGAATTCAGATCAGGCCTTTTTGTCGGAAACGGTCTTGTCCGCAAGGTATTTGACGCCTATGGTCACGGAAAGAAGGCCCAGAAGGGAAAGGGTTCCCCGAAGTCCCACCATACTGACAGCGGCTGTTCCAATGGCAGTGGCTATGCCTGTGGTGGCACTTTCTTTCAAAATATCTTTTACGGCTTCGTCTTTGGTGATGGATTCCTCTTTCACCTTGCGGATATTTTTTGCTGTGGCAATGCTGCCACCCACAAGGGCGCCTGCCGCACCCATGGCCAGCGATGCTCTGGGCGCCATTCCGATGTGCAGGCTGGTGGGATTCGGGTTTTGCATATCCATGCGGCTCATAGGTCGGCCTCCTCTTTTGGCTGGGTGTGGGTATCGGGTGAAGGGGGGGCTGCGGCAGCAGCACCGGAGAGTCCGGCAAGACCTTTTGCCAGCAAGGATTTCGGCGCATCTGTTGTGAACAGAAGGGTGATACCTGTTCCGATCAGAGCACCCTTCCAGAAATCCGAACTCACGGTCTGGAAGAAATTCATGAATCCGGATATATCCGGTTGACCGTTGGCGGCATCACGGATCAGGCCATAGAGATGGCCGTAGTGCATGGCCATATCCTGGGGGTTGGGTATGGGTCCTGCGTGGGCTGTTCCCGGAGGTGGTCCGTAAAAGGGGGCACTCTGCTGACGGTAGGGTGGCACATAACCGGGCATGGCATGGTAAGATGGGTCGGCAGAGGAACCTTTGCAGCATCCGCCTGCATGGC
It encodes the following:
- a CDS encoding FeoA domain-containing protein; its protein translation is MLFHLDQAPCNRSLILSEIDDAILSDRLARMGIYAGDSLMRLDEEVHLGPVRVHGPRGHVVLAGGMAAKVIVHHDDGHKTPVLEMLPGETGHVEGLVCGSSLAEGLEILGIRENDNLRMEHRVPPMNYLIRMGNDHFKLTEGMATKIWGEMEGRELQFAMAGRGKPFLVKQLIGGSRALSMLDGFSIAPGKVLFLEAVTPAQPVGHSGRNQVIVAMKTGLRLYLRPDQAQRIRVIQPGRE
- a CDS encoding heavy metal translocating P-type ATPase, producing MTRIRYMPDNPPIQVVHSIPGRFRLKSRAFTNPALDPDYVTALIASLPGVQQVRMNTGSGSIVVEHDTESSLREEILLRLNNLPQDAFLPEIRRRSGPDLFEVGTRTMAAAITPFLPRSLQGPFSWVLSLPTLVSGAETLITEGLKVEVLDASVRLMSLARKNYFVGNAVGAMLSMAAYFEESSTRQANDLLKNLLRPQADSLRVERDGAEVMISSDQAMVGDIVICGPGEMIPVDGLVLSGEASVNACSITGESAPVHASPGDEVLSGGIIEEGKLRVEALNVGRETSMARIGKFLEKSLRTQSGHQRWSHTLADRLVPLTFGVGLGVYALTGSAARAASVLAVDYSCAIKLATPVAVRTAMYHAGRKGVLLKGAQALEALGSVDTLIFDKTGTLTHGLLQLTDILALENFTEDEILALAAGAEEHYGHPVARAVLKAARERNLSLPPISQVDFIVAHGVSAYVDEKRVLVGSRHFIEEDEGISCADVNEQSESLQDQGKTLLYVALEGRLVALMALRDTLRSEAGDTLKALKASGFTRLVMLSGDQPRPVHAVADQLTELDEVHAGLKPEDKARIVDRLKKEGRKVAFVGDGVNDSPALLSADVGICMSEGADLARDAAQVVLMKDDLEGLVMARNIARDTGRVLHNALWSAVGINSGLLVLAGTGRISTLTSAALHNASTIAILAYAAMNKGEQDALPS